Proteins from a genomic interval of Mesotoga sp. UBA6090:
- the nagZ gene encoding beta-N-acetylhexosaminidase yields MNLDEAVGRLFLIGIPGPEIDSETERTLREVKPGAIILFSKNIVDSAQIRDLVDEIERVLGYKPAIAIDQEGGIVSRLREGFTVSPGAMAIAATGNVENSSIAGRIMAREMNAIGVNWNLAPVVDINCNPKNPGIGIRSFGDSPDQVIAYAKAFVESMKIEGVMSCLKHFPGKGRVDVDAHLDLPTLDVPFSTLDSCELRPFREITADSFMPSHIYFPQLQANRVPASMSKEILTDLARGVLNYEGVLVADDLGMGGVSNYFSPEEAAIEGLKNGMDYLTYCHEPEIQRRVKRYLTRKIERFSELEARLQESLKRVESFRMKAVASARNSLDEISSSENQRAMQEISDKSITAILNDESLLPLPLSSVSAIYSVRLSRLVQVEDGPQRGVPAVAREIAQMIDCPVIDYAAGMTVEEADKLALSAPGKGIRLVFTENAHLNDGQREFLIRLSQRTGRTLVIALRNPYDAFIKGVNNCVLSYGYEGVSQRSILKVIKGRIAAEGRLPVSIPQEV; encoded by the coding sequence ATGAATCTAGATGAAGCCGTAGGACGGCTCTTTCTGATTGGAATCCCGGGTCCTGAGATTGATAGCGAGACCGAAAGGACACTTCGAGAAGTGAAGCCCGGGGCTATTATTCTCTTCTCGAAAAATATCGTTGATTCAGCACAGATAAGAGACTTGGTCGATGAAATTGAAAGAGTTCTTGGATACAAGCCTGCAATAGCTATAGATCAGGAAGGCGGAATCGTAAGCAGACTCAGGGAGGGCTTCACCGTTTCTCCGGGTGCGATGGCGATAGCAGCTACCGGAAATGTTGAGAATTCATCAATTGCTGGGAGAATTATGGCTAGAGAGATGAACGCCATAGGTGTGAACTGGAATCTCGCTCCCGTTGTCGATATAAACTGCAATCCCAAAAACCCGGGAATTGGCATTAGAAGCTTTGGCGATTCTCCTGATCAGGTGATAGCATATGCGAAAGCCTTTGTCGAGTCAATGAAAATCGAAGGAGTAATGAGCTGTCTAAAACATTTTCCAGGTAAGGGGAGGGTAGATGTAGATGCTCATCTAGATCTTCCCACTCTTGATGTACCGTTTTCCACGCTCGACTCTTGCGAGCTCAGGCCATTCAGGGAGATTACGGCAGATTCATTTATGCCTTCTCATATATACTTTCCTCAGCTTCAAGCCAATCGAGTTCCGGCTTCCATGTCGAAGGAGATCTTGACAGACCTCGCTCGTGGCGTACTGAACTATGAGGGGGTTCTTGTTGCAGATGATCTTGGTATGGGGGGTGTGAGCAATTATTTCTCACCCGAGGAGGCTGCCATCGAAGGCCTCAAGAACGGGATGGACTACCTTACATACTGCCACGAACCGGAAATTCAGAGGAGAGTTAAGAGGTATTTGACAAGGAAGATCGAAAGATTCTCCGAGCTAGAAGCCCGACTGCAAGAGTCGCTAAAGAGGGTGGAGAGTTTCAGGATGAAGGCGGTAGCATCTGCGAGAAACTCGCTTGATGAGATCTCTTCCTCTGAAAATCAGAGAGCGATGCAGGAGATCTCAGACAAATCTATAACAGCTATTCTCAACGATGAGTCTCTCCTACCTCTGCCTCTCAGCAGTGTAAGCGCTATTTACTCTGTGAGACTGTCTAGATTAGTTCAGGTAGAGGACGGTCCTCAAAGAGGTGTCCCCGCAGTTGCAAGGGAGATTGCTCAGATGATCGATTGCCCGGTGATCGACTATGCAGCTGGAATGACAGTTGAAGAAGCAGATAAGTTGGCTTTAAGTGCCCCGGGAAAGGGTATAAGATTAGTCTTCACAGAGAATGCTCATCTCAATGATGGACAGAGAGAATTCCTCATAAGGCTTTCGCAGAGAACGGGAAGAACACTGGTAATAGCTTTGAGAAATCCATACGATGCTTTCATAAAAGGTGTGAACAACTGCGTTCTAAGTTATGGTTACGAAGGAGTTTCGCAGAGGAGTATCCTTAAGGTTATTAAGGGAAGGATAGCTGCCGAAGGAAGACTCCCGGTTAGCATACCGCAGGAGGTCTGA
- a CDS encoding BadF/BadG/BcrA/BcrD ATPase family protein, translating into MSKKILAMDGGGTNLRVTAISSEGKKRKNYNTGVNITAVSTSNLVSIFSLVRDDIWVPDVILAAFSGAGDRIRERKLRQALESVFRDSEIEVIMDIEGLYRAAVGEERGVVVVSGTGSTVYGHDDAGEAVKSGGWGHIFDDEGSAYWISKELIVASLKYRDELIPHDPVFDQLVDFFETDNIEELVNLTLLPDMKTKIASFSRVALEDPSELVKIVADEGIEVLAKRTLRVLEKTGEVDTIHTFGGSFASAYYNERFSEMINNHRTSLFTGNVDEILAEQMFEKLNRS; encoded by the coding sequence ATGAGCAAGAAGATACTTGCAATGGACGGAGGCGGCACTAATCTTAGAGTGACTGCCATTTCAAGTGAAGGGAAGAAAAGGAAAAATTATAACACGGGAGTAAATATCACTGCAGTCAGTACCAGTAATCTTGTATCGATCTTCTCATTAGTCCGCGACGATATTTGGGTTCCGGACGTCATACTTGCAGCGTTCTCCGGTGCCGGAGATAGAATTCGCGAAAGAAAGCTGAGACAAGCATTGGAATCTGTTTTCAGAGACTCAGAAATTGAGGTAATTATGGATATTGAAGGCTTGTACAGAGCTGCGGTTGGCGAAGAAAGAGGCGTTGTTGTTGTTTCAGGTACTGGTTCAACGGTTTATGGTCATGACGATGCAGGCGAAGCGGTAAAGTCAGGTGGCTGGGGACACATTTTTGATGATGAGGGAAGCGCCTACTGGATCTCGAAAGAGTTGATCGTCGCTTCTCTTAAGTACAGGGATGAGCTGATTCCTCACGATCCCGTTTTCGATCAACTTGTCGATTTCTTTGAAACGGATAACATAGAAGAACTTGTCAACCTTACGCTTTTGCCAGACATGAAGACAAAGATTGCCTCTTTTAGTAGAGTTGCACTTGAAGACCCTTCCGAATTGGTTAAGATTGTAGCGGATGAAGGGATCGAAGTACTTGCTAAGAGAACCCTCAGAGTTCTTGAAAAAACCGGTGAGGTTGACACAATACACACCTTTGGCGGCTCTTTTGCCTCCGCTTATTACAATGAAAGATTCTCGGAGATGATAAACAATCACAGAACCTCACTTTTCACCGGGAATGTTGATGAAATACTGGCCGAACAGATGTTTGAGAAGCTCAATAGATCCTGA
- a CDS encoding exo-beta-N-acetylmuramidase NamZ family protein encodes MKVKLGIDCLLESDILKKKRIGLLTNSSGVNGDLRINVDLMLNAGFNIVKLFGPEHGISGAAADGVSVGNAVDAKYGIPIFSLFGDVIRPTEEMLSGIDAFVYDIQDVGLRFYTYLYSLVYSMEECAKRGIEVVVLDRPDPLSCKVVGPTIKKRLDSIVGGYGLALRYGLTVGEVAKYFDKIFDIGADLTVVPMENYEKYMYYDQTGHLWSTPSPNIPSLEHAILYSGFCLFEGTNLSMGRGTVHPFKYIGAPWIDSAPLYEELKKLDHPGVAFRERSFIPGAFKLQDQSCNGLEFYVTDRNAIKPLELALDIIAILMKLWPGKFDWDVHYHGTSIPLNKMWDGRYHFDLIIGEEQYREKLLQGATSAELSELWKDEQREFESLTREFRIY; translated from the coding sequence GTGAAAGTGAAGCTTGGAATCGACTGTCTCTTAGAGAGCGACATACTGAAGAAGAAACGGATCGGGTTGCTAACCAACTCTAGCGGTGTCAATGGGGATCTGAGAATCAACGTCGACCTCATGCTTAACGCAGGCTTCAATATCGTGAAATTGTTCGGTCCCGAGCACGGTATCTCGGGAGCCGCGGCCGATGGAGTTAGCGTCGGCAACGCGGTGGACGCCAAATATGGTATACCGATCTTTTCGCTCTTCGGAGATGTGATACGACCAACAGAGGAGATGCTCTCTGGAATCGATGCCTTCGTTTACGACATTCAGGATGTCGGCCTTCGATTCTATACGTATCTCTATTCCCTCGTCTATTCAATGGAGGAGTGTGCGAAAAGGGGGATAGAGGTAGTAGTTCTCGACAGACCCGACCCGCTTTCATGTAAGGTCGTGGGCCCCACAATAAAGAAGAGGCTCGACAGCATAGTCGGGGGGTATGGTCTTGCCCTGAGGTATGGCTTGACCGTTGGTGAGGTTGCGAAGTACTTCGACAAGATCTTCGATATCGGTGCAGATCTTACAGTAGTGCCGATGGAGAATTATGAGAAATATATGTACTATGATCAGACCGGTCACCTGTGGAGCACGCCTTCCCCGAATATTCCCTCGCTTGAGCACGCAATACTTTACTCGGGTTTCTGCCTCTTCGAGGGCACGAACCTATCTATGGGGCGCGGCACTGTCCACCCCTTCAAATACATAGGAGCGCCATGGATCGACTCCGCACCACTTTATGAGGAACTGAAGAAACTTGATCATCCCGGTGTTGCCTTTAGAGAGAGGAGTTTCATTCCGGGAGCATTCAAGCTGCAAGACCAGTCCTGTAATGGTCTTGAGTTCTATGTTACAGATAGAAACGCCATTAAACCCTTGGAACTTGCTCTAGACATTATCGCCATTCTTATGAAGCTGTGGCCGGGAAAATTCGACTGGGATGTGCACTATCATGGAACCAGCATCCCACTCAACAAGATGTGGGACGGCAGGTATCATTTCGACTTGATAATAGGAGAAGAGCAGTATAGAGAAAAACTGCTTCAAGGGGCAACTTCAGCGGAGCTTTCCGAGTTATGGAAAGATGAGCAAAGAGAGTTTGAGAGTTTAACAAGAGAATTCAGGATCTATTGA
- the murQ gene encoding N-acetylmuramic acid 6-phosphate etherase, producing the protein MKFDKLETEGANPRTKNLDELSTYEMLRIMNEEDATVPLSVRDVLKEVASAVEHCVNSIESGGRIVYAGAGTSGRLGVLDAAEVVPTFGVSKDLFVTLMAGGQEALANPVEHAEDSTEQGEMEAIKVGISRKDAVIGISASGRTPYVEGVLKYARKQGAKTIIICNVGKPYLAEFADVTIAVRTGPEVVTGSTRLKAGTAQKLVLNMISTITMVKVGRVFGNYMIGVKILNRKLVDRATRIISEISDLSYEESEKILEASGREVPLAILMALTGLGKEKCEDSLKRNRGHVRSALKELGGVN; encoded by the coding sequence ATGAAGTTTGATAAGCTGGAAACAGAGGGAGCAAATCCCAGGACAAAGAATCTGGATGAACTATCGACGTACGAGATGCTTAGAATAATGAATGAAGAGGATGCAACGGTTCCTCTATCAGTGAGAGATGTCCTGAAAGAAGTCGCTTCTGCGGTTGAGCACTGCGTGAACTCCATTGAATCAGGTGGGAGAATCGTCTATGCCGGTGCGGGTACTAGCGGTCGACTAGGAGTACTGGATGCGGCAGAAGTCGTTCCGACTTTCGGCGTTTCCAAAGATCTCTTTGTAACACTCATGGCAGGAGGTCAGGAAGCTTTAGCCAACCCTGTCGAACACGCTGAAGACAGCACTGAACAAGGCGAAATGGAGGCAATAAAGGTCGGAATATCGCGAAAAGACGCCGTGATCGGAATTTCGGCATCGGGGAGAACGCCGTACGTGGAGGGTGTTCTTAAGTATGCGAGAAAGCAGGGAGCCAAAACGATCATAATTTGTAATGTTGGAAAACCTTATCTCGCGGAGTTTGCTGATGTGACAATAGCGGTAAGAACAGGTCCTGAAGTAGTAACCGGCAGCACGAGATTGAAGGCCGGTACGGCTCAGAAGCTGGTTCTTAATATGATCAGCACTATCACTATGGTAAAGGTTGGCAGAGTCTTTGGGAACTACATGATAGGGGTGAAGATTCTCAATCGAAAGTTGGTCGATCGAGCAACTAGAATAATTTCTGAGATTAGCGATCTCTCTTATGAAGAGTCCGAGAAGATATTGGAGGCCTCCGGTAGGGAGGTCCCTCTCGCGATTCTCATGGCTCTTACGGGTCTCGGAAAAGAAAAGTGTGAAGACTCTCTCAAACGCAACAGGGGCCATGTGCGCTCGGCTCTCAAAGAACTCGGAGGAGTGAATTGA
- a CDS encoding GntR family transcriptional regulator, with amino-acid sequence MRETGTPVYYRIYKELKRRISKGVYSKKIPTEKELCNEFSVSRLTLRRALDELKREYVIESSKGRGTFVVEQKHEESISSLTGFTEEAAREKLRASSVVLSVGLVVPPDEIAKSFGVPADGMVVFLQRVRYLNDEPYGIEMAYLNPLADIRILNIVSRDMSVESLYAILKNELSLVLDHAQENIEVCRLSKEEACHLHVEEGSYGIARERQTFTNKNLCVEIVRSVYRGDRYRLKVVRRVE; translated from the coding sequence TTGAGAGAAACCGGTACACCGGTTTACTACCGGATTTATAAGGAACTGAAGCGTCGAATAAGTAAGGGGGTCTATTCGAAGAAGATTCCAACCGAAAAGGAGCTCTGCAATGAATTCAGCGTCAGTAGGCTTACTCTTAGAAGAGCACTTGACGAGCTAAAAAGAGAGTATGTAATTGAGTCATCGAAGGGTCGCGGAACATTCGTTGTTGAACAGAAACACGAGGAGAGTATCAGCTCGCTTACTGGTTTTACGGAAGAGGCAGCTAGAGAAAAGCTTAGAGCCAGCTCAGTAGTGTTAAGTGTTGGTCTTGTTGTTCCTCCTGATGAAATTGCTAAGAGTTTCGGTGTTCCCGCTGACGGTATGGTGGTGTTTCTGCAGAGAGTGAGATACCTGAATGACGAACCATACGGAATTGAGATGGCTTACTTGAATCCTCTGGCAGATATCAGGATCCTCAACATAGTCAGCAGAGATATGAGTGTAGAGTCTCTGTATGCTATTCTTAAGAATGAACTGTCGCTAGTTCTTGATCACGCTCAGGAAAACATTGAAGTCTGCAGACTGTCCAAAGAAGAGGCATGCCATCTTCATGTTGAAGAGGGTAGCTACGGGATAGCTCGTGAAAGACAGACATTCACAAATAAAAACTTATGCGTTGAAATAGTCAGATCCGTATACAGAGGGGATCGCTACAGACTAAAGGTTGTGAGGAGAGTAGAATGA